One genomic segment of Leptospira kirschneri serovar Cynopteri str. 3522 CT includes these proteins:
- a CDS encoding OmpP1/FadL family transporter, whose amino-acid sequence MQKTKIVFRFYFKILFFIWIGPISVNSLFGVGVFQPSHNARYAGMAGVNLAIGGSPMDLATNPANLVLNSKGGLEFGIGLPYIRSQYKDRLTDTNPEIEYHNSQNYNILAPLPYFGLTLPLTDRLSYGVGIYVPGGGSGQVNGILRLTPNAQSLRDWSGADIPGPIGDSKKIKEDLSTTFYVVKATNALAYRFGNLSVGMGIETIYSKQIANQKFYDITHTLEIPGQGFDYRSKNAYSMGGIFGLSYTFTELFKIAYSYQTRSILPLDGGMQIGIGDVNNYRRTGVSATFNLPEKHGLGFSFGNESLKIGLDFLYYNYNSYDQTFKQRLEDPWFPTFLGKTNTITQNLAYHDAWAGAIGIEYKSDSFVYRGGYRYNTGVVRSEGISALQAGIMVQQLATLGLSFLSGKWSFDLAINYLFAKKVSADPGNNWAVLHSAFGPNDIRILNYSQSLQSDVPAILFGASYKFE is encoded by the coding sequence ATGCAAAAAACGAAAATCGTATTTCGATTCTATTTTAAAATTTTATTTTTTATCTGGATCGGACCTATATCCGTAAATTCGTTGTTCGGCGTGGGAGTATTTCAACCTTCTCATAACGCTCGATATGCGGGTATGGCAGGGGTCAATCTTGCCATCGGAGGCTCTCCAATGGATCTAGCAACCAATCCCGCAAATTTAGTTCTCAATTCCAAAGGTGGACTTGAGTTCGGAATCGGGCTGCCATACATTCGTTCCCAATATAAGGATCGTCTAACCGATACCAATCCAGAAATCGAGTATCATAATTCTCAAAATTATAATATTCTTGCGCCCTTACCCTACTTCGGTTTGACACTTCCGCTCACGGATCGGTTGAGCTACGGAGTTGGAATTTATGTTCCGGGAGGAGGAAGTGGTCAGGTAAACGGAATACTCAGATTAACTCCTAACGCTCAATCCCTGAGAGATTGGTCGGGTGCAGATATTCCAGGACCAATCGGAGATTCAAAAAAAATTAAAGAAGATTTATCCACTACATTTTATGTAGTAAAAGCGACCAACGCTTTAGCGTATCGATTCGGAAATCTTTCCGTAGGTATGGGAATTGAAACGATCTATTCCAAACAAATCGCCAATCAAAAATTTTATGATATTACCCATACCTTGGAGATTCCGGGCCAGGGTTTTGATTATAGAAGTAAAAACGCGTATTCTATGGGAGGAATATTCGGACTTTCTTATACGTTTACGGAATTGTTTAAAATCGCATATTCCTACCAAACTAGAAGTATCCTTCCTTTGGATGGTGGAATGCAAATAGGAATCGGAGACGTCAATAATTACAGAAGAACCGGAGTTTCGGCCACTTTTAATCTTCCCGAAAAACACGGATTAGGTTTTTCTTTTGGAAACGAATCTCTAAAAATCGGTTTGGATTTTTTGTATTACAATTACAACTCCTATGATCAAACGTTTAAACAGAGATTAGAAGACCCTTGGTTTCCAACTTTTTTAGGAAAAACGAATACAATCACCCAAAATCTAGCGTATCACGACGCTTGGGCGGGAGCGATAGGAATAGAATACAAATCGGATTCTTTTGTTTATAGAGGTGGTTATCGTTATAATACAGGTGTGGTGCGTTCCGAAGGAATCAGCGCTTTACAAGCAGGAATCATGGTCCAACAACTGGCAACCCTGGGATTGAGTTTTCTTTCTGGGAAATGGAGTTTTGACCTTGCAATCAATTATTTATTCGCCAAAAAAGTCTCCGCAGATCCAGGAAACAACTGGGCGGTATTACATTCCGCGTTCGGTCCAAATGACATTCGAATATTAAATTATTCTCAATCTTTACAATCGGACGTGCCTGCAATTTTATTTGGCGCTTCTTATAAGTTCGAGTGA
- a CDS encoding oxygenase MpaB family protein, translating to MQNFIKYRSVTDVYADQVIQDYFQSDKKDKLRSLALFNILTQNFGPIPTELPSYFKEYFEKTSVLPGWADLKKIQIAERVFATYGPQILMILCCKSLPMAYTCGNGAEVLVYTGRLVEENGSTQKVFRRLMETTQFVVSVLKEGGLSQGGEGIRAAQKVRLMHSSIRHFILESNQWKEEWGKPINQQDMAGTLQSFSSLILEGLAFSGITLDEEEKDSYIHLWKVAGHILGVLPELSPDTYEDAYALGLSIFQDQRRKSEAGKILAKSLLDFMEYMVPGNLLDGVPLYFLQKYLGKENCEILELPWEEKEILGEILEKVITGFDQTLSENDHFQKLAAHFSSKLILGMDNFYYKGKKAKFEIPPSLKGNWGV from the coding sequence ATGCAGAATTTTATAAAATATAGATCCGTAACAGACGTTTATGCGGATCAGGTGATACAGGATTATTTTCAATCCGATAAAAAAGATAAACTGAGAAGTTTAGCTTTATTCAATATTCTAACGCAGAATTTCGGACCTATACCGACGGAACTTCCTTCTTACTTTAAGGAATATTTCGAAAAAACCAGTGTTCTTCCAGGCTGGGCCGATCTTAAAAAAATTCAAATTGCAGAACGTGTATTTGCTACATACGGACCGCAGATACTCATGATTCTATGTTGTAAATCTCTTCCTATGGCTTATACCTGTGGCAACGGAGCGGAAGTACTTGTTTATACGGGAAGACTCGTGGAAGAAAACGGCTCCACACAAAAAGTATTTAGAAGACTGATGGAAACTACACAATTTGTAGTTTCCGTTTTGAAAGAAGGAGGTCTTTCTCAAGGAGGAGAAGGAATCAGGGCCGCACAAAAAGTAAGACTGATGCACTCTTCGATTCGTCACTTTATACTTGAATCGAATCAATGGAAAGAAGAATGGGGCAAACCAATCAATCAACAGGACATGGCCGGAACCTTACAATCCTTTTCCAGCCTGATTTTAGAAGGTTTGGCTTTCTCCGGAATTACGTTAGACGAAGAGGAAAAAGATTCTTACATTCATCTTTGGAAAGTTGCGGGTCATATCCTGGGAGTACTTCCTGAATTATCACCCGATACATACGAAGATGCTTATGCTCTCGGACTTTCTATCTTTCAAGATCAAAGAAGAAAATCGGAGGCGGGAAAGATTCTCGCAAAATCACTGTTAGATTTTATGGAATATATGGTTCCAGGAAATTTGTTGGACGGAGTGCCCTTGTATTTTCTTCAGAAATATTTAGGTAAAGAAAATTGTGAAATTTTAGAACTTCCTTGGGAAGAAAAAGAAATCCTAGGAGAAATTCTAGAAAAAGTTATCACCGGTTTTGATCAGACATTGAGCGAGAATGATCATTTTCAAAAACTTGCCGCGCATTTTTCATCCAAACTGATTTTAGGAATGGATAATTTCTATTACAAAGGTAAGAAGGCTAAGTTTGAAATTCCACCTTCTTTAAAAGGAAACTGGGGAGTATAG
- a CDS encoding trifunctional serine/threonine-protein kinase/ATP-binding protein/SpoIIE family protein phosphatase, which produces MSIRTETSFHKKEILLEDHVSTIYRGILKGESETKILRIQKEKTREEDSFYFLNEYEIGKLISGDHILKPERLIKVQDRYCLVYENLESSLLSNYIVKVGQLSIEEFLQVAISITGNLVHLHSQGVLHNQISPSSFFYDTDTKTSVLAWLGSSSLLLGEKGNLAPLQISPTLLAYSSPERTGRLNRSVDFRSDGYSIGILFYQFLTGKPPFESDDPWEIIHAHIARVPVAISEKRKEIPIPISSLVMKLLSKMPEERYFSLETLLHDLRMLNDSIRSRKSVLEFIPGFTEKKDKFRISEKLYGREKEKEIIEEAISAVYSGVKAAILIKGKSGTGKTSLIQDTILSKELNTLRSFKGKFEEDKKEIPYFALRQILVELCNHLLTQSEYEIRSFRREIREKLGDNIHLLTQFIPEIVNLLEVHSVSSDYQSQKDDQFLFVVILRFLSSCFNRHNPALLILDDIQWADSASLSLIEFISRQTEWEGMLFVFICRNEEEHSDFLNSFRERILNSEMLLQEISLNPLDPVMIRSYVNDSLDLQEEDTKKLTEILYQKTNGNPFFLNQFFNNLYTESYIQYQKSSGIWSLDWDQIIKKTVTENVLDLLTEEIIRLPENTQKLLKVAACVGNLFDLWILYRYFQNSPEIIETGIRECIKQGIVIYQESQVSLYPVLQILKKENTEGLDKNKLFEGIMFRFSHDKINQVIVESIASDQRAEIHKNLAWFLVESDLVSSKQERIQEIANHLVKSQKIINSKEDLEVFNRYLVLAGNSAKLSAAFNTAYNLFSLLKKKITEESWKERKDQCIQIYKSFAESAYFLSKTAEAENTVQVLLSKLHDRIEIADVYLMQLEVMNAKNDLDGAYKVGLKALKSLNVQFPEKPGIWILVLEFLKMVYYQRGRSPERLREAKKNQDPYKIETINILTNMLNYGKHSDSKLFVFLFLKLMNITLKEGNSPVSFFGYAGFGSLLFAITGNLRTTLRYWDLGEYVIQVFNADRMKGRYLFGKNMLLDFYREPFSKLTLLSEEAYEKCIQYGDYLWAAFSLIAHTIYQLYSSNNSESYYEVLIKDVKRAEQLGYETVYVIAASSDFLIRSLGNPFRPNVIYKDQEMSVETFEREVLIPNANGTANTWYAVLRGKETYLRGEWEEGLKIFSQFANDLERSRTIFIYSEYRFFKSLHLIRLSETGKKLGFSDLYFIKRSVSLFKTWSETFPDNFESYWYILKAEYNKYKKNFAKAETFFESALFSLQKNDSNLRKAIVYEHAGMWEFGRGRKQYANYLLKIAEKQYRTWGALAKANRIQAIRQPDEEAGIFLHTREEALLDTILKSAENLDLRSVLKSSQSISESIEQDELLKKLMRTIMENAGATRGFLILPRKSGFYVETGQDIEEENILPRSLILDSASELLPVEIVYYCYRSGQKILLNNTSSKDSLHSLNPYVIEKQPKSLLCFPITKQGKILSVLYLENRLTYDVFDEHRLEILEILSSQAAISLENAKLYEDITGLNAELEKKVELRTQELMQSLKIIRKDLLYSKKIQRSILPDHPNLPGILYAVSYQPMDEVGGDFYDLFEIRPGVYRFFVADATGHGVQAALITMAIKSEYEHLKKTEKSPSDILKELNIVILEKFKTLYLTCVVADINVNDYTLEYSSAGHPPQVLWRDGKADFLHKTGAILGLKKDFIYYSENVELKPEDRIFLFTDGVYEQFNSNKSEFGEEQFLDSIHSSSLLNPEEQISKMQKDLNLFLQGAPIQDDFTLIAIEVF; this is translated from the coding sequence ATGTCAATTAGAACCGAGACTTCTTTTCATAAAAAGGAAATCCTATTGGAGGATCACGTTTCTACGATTTACAGAGGGATATTAAAAGGTGAATCCGAAACTAAAATTCTTAGAATACAAAAGGAAAAAACTCGAGAAGAGGATTCATTTTATTTTTTAAATGAATATGAAATCGGTAAACTGATTTCAGGCGATCATATTCTGAAACCGGAACGTTTGATAAAGGTTCAAGATCGGTACTGTCTCGTTTATGAAAATTTAGAAAGTTCTCTTTTGTCGAATTATATTGTCAAGGTAGGTCAGTTATCGATTGAAGAATTTCTTCAAGTAGCCATTTCTATCACCGGAAATCTGGTTCATTTACATTCGCAAGGGGTTCTTCATAATCAGATTAGTCCTAGTTCCTTTTTTTACGATACGGATACTAAAACTTCTGTTCTTGCTTGGCTTGGTTCTTCTTCTTTACTTTTAGGAGAAAAAGGAAATTTAGCGCCCTTACAAATTTCTCCCACGTTACTCGCTTATTCTTCTCCGGAAAGAACTGGCAGGCTCAATCGTTCCGTCGATTTTCGTTCGGACGGTTATTCGATCGGAATTTTATTCTATCAATTCTTAACCGGAAAACCTCCTTTTGAATCGGATGATCCTTGGGAGATCATCCATGCCCATATCGCCAGAGTTCCGGTTGCGATTTCCGAAAAAAGAAAGGAAATACCAATTCCGATTTCGAGTTTAGTGATGAAACTTCTTTCCAAGATGCCTGAGGAAAGATATTTTTCTCTCGAAACTTTATTACACGATCTTAGGATGTTAAACGATTCAATTCGTTCTCGAAAAAGTGTTTTGGAATTTATCCCTGGTTTTACGGAAAAAAAAGATAAGTTTAGGATTTCTGAAAAATTATACGGAAGGGAAAAAGAAAAAGAAATTATAGAAGAAGCAATTTCCGCGGTTTATTCCGGAGTTAAGGCTGCCATACTCATTAAGGGAAAATCCGGAACCGGAAAAACTTCTTTAATCCAAGATACGATTCTTTCTAAAGAATTAAACACATTACGAAGTTTTAAAGGAAAGTTTGAAGAAGATAAAAAGGAAATTCCTTACTTCGCTCTTAGGCAAATTTTAGTCGAGTTATGCAATCATCTTCTAACTCAATCCGAATATGAAATTCGATCTTTTCGAAGAGAAATTCGAGAAAAACTAGGGGACAACATTCATCTTTTGACCCAATTTATACCGGAGATAGTTAATTTACTCGAAGTTCATTCCGTTTCTTCCGATTATCAAAGTCAAAAGGATGATCAGTTTTTATTCGTAGTCATATTAAGATTTTTATCCTCTTGTTTCAACCGGCATAATCCCGCCTTACTTATATTAGACGATATTCAATGGGCCGATTCGGCGTCTCTTTCTCTGATTGAATTTATATCCAGACAAACCGAATGGGAAGGTATGTTGTTCGTTTTTATCTGTAGAAACGAAGAAGAACATTCTGATTTTCTAAACTCTTTTCGGGAGAGAATTTTAAATTCGGAAATGCTTCTTCAGGAAATTTCCCTAAATCCTTTAGATCCTGTGATGATCCGAAGTTATGTGAATGATAGTTTAGATCTGCAAGAGGAGGACACTAAAAAACTTACGGAAATTCTCTATCAAAAAACGAACGGAAATCCTTTTTTTCTCAATCAGTTTTTCAACAATCTTTATACAGAATCCTATATACAATACCAAAAGAGTTCCGGGATTTGGAGTTTAGATTGGGATCAGATCATTAAAAAAACGGTAACCGAAAACGTATTAGATCTTCTTACGGAGGAGATTATTAGACTTCCAGAAAATACACAAAAACTTTTAAAGGTAGCCGCCTGTGTAGGAAACCTTTTCGATCTTTGGATTTTATATAGATACTTTCAAAATTCTCCAGAGATAATAGAAACCGGAATTCGAGAATGTATTAAACAAGGAATCGTAATCTACCAAGAATCTCAGGTAAGTCTTTATCCCGTTTTACAAATATTAAAAAAAGAGAATACAGAAGGATTAGATAAAAATAAACTTTTTGAAGGAATCATGTTCCGTTTTTCTCACGATAAAATCAATCAGGTCATCGTGGAATCGATCGCTTCGGATCAAAGAGCCGAAATTCATAAAAACTTAGCTTGGTTTCTGGTAGAATCGGATCTGGTTTCTTCTAAACAGGAGAGAATTCAGGAAATTGCAAATCATCTTGTTAAATCTCAAAAGATTATAAACTCTAAGGAAGACTTAGAAGTTTTTAATCGTTATCTCGTTTTGGCCGGAAATTCGGCAAAACTTTCTGCGGCGTTTAACACCGCTTATAACCTTTTCTCTCTCCTTAAGAAAAAAATTACGGAAGAATCTTGGAAGGAAAGAAAAGATCAATGTATTCAGATTTATAAGTCGTTTGCAGAGTCTGCTTATTTTCTTTCTAAAACCGCGGAAGCGGAGAACACGGTTCAGGTTTTACTTTCTAAACTTCATGATCGAATTGAAATCGCTGACGTTTATTTGATGCAATTGGAAGTGATGAACGCGAAAAACGATTTGGACGGTGCATACAAAGTCGGATTAAAAGCGCTTAAATCTTTAAACGTACAATTCCCCGAAAAACCCGGGATCTGGATTTTGGTTTTGGAATTTTTAAAGATGGTTTATTATCAAAGGGGAAGAAGTCCGGAACGTTTGAGGGAGGCGAAAAAAAATCAGGACCCTTATAAAATAGAAACCATCAATATACTTACGAATATGTTGAACTATGGAAAACATTCGGATAGTAAGTTATTCGTATTCCTTTTTTTGAAACTGATGAATATCACTCTTAAGGAAGGAAATTCTCCAGTCAGTTTTTTTGGTTATGCTGGTTTTGGTTCTCTTCTTTTTGCGATAACCGGAAATTTACGGACCACACTTAGATATTGGGATTTAGGAGAATACGTCATTCAGGTTTTTAACGCGGATCGAATGAAAGGCAGATATTTATTTGGAAAAAATATGCTACTTGATTTTTACAGAGAGCCTTTTTCCAAATTGACACTACTTTCGGAAGAGGCCTACGAAAAGTGTATTCAGTACGGAGATTATCTCTGGGCCGCGTTTTCTTTGATCGCACATACTATTTATCAACTTTATTCTTCGAATAATTCTGAATCATATTATGAAGTTCTAATTAAGGACGTAAAACGAGCGGAACAATTGGGTTACGAAACCGTCTACGTGATCGCCGCCAGTTCCGATTTTCTAATCCGAAGTCTGGGAAATCCTTTCCGGCCGAACGTAATCTACAAGGATCAGGAAATGTCCGTGGAAACTTTTGAACGGGAAGTTTTGATCCCGAATGCAAACGGAACCGCGAACACTTGGTATGCCGTTTTGAGAGGAAAAGAAACGTATTTACGTGGAGAGTGGGAAGAGGGTTTAAAAATTTTTTCGCAATTTGCAAACGATTTGGAAAGATCCAGGACAATTTTTATCTATTCCGAATATAGATTTTTCAAATCGCTTCATTTGATCCGTTTGAGCGAAACGGGAAAAAAATTAGGTTTTTCGGATTTATATTTTATCAAAAGATCTGTTTCTTTATTTAAAACCTGGTCTGAAACCTTTCCGGATAATTTTGAATCGTATTGGTATATTCTAAAAGCAGAATATAATAAATATAAGAAGAACTTTGCAAAGGCAGAAACTTTTTTCGAATCGGCTTTGTTTTCCCTTCAAAAAAACGATAGCAATCTAAGAAAAGCGATTGTTTATGAACACGCTGGAATGTGGGAGTTTGGAAGGGGAAGAAAACAATACGCCAATTATCTTTTAAAAATTGCGGAAAAACAGTATCGAACCTGGGGTGCTTTGGCAAAAGCGAATCGTATTCAGGCAATCAGACAACCCGATGAAGAGGCGGGAATTTTTTTACATACGAGAGAAGAAGCTCTTTTAGATACGATCCTTAAGTCCGCGGAAAATTTAGATCTAAGAAGTGTATTAAAATCTTCTCAATCCATCTCGGAGAGTATTGAACAAGACGAATTATTAAAAAAATTAATGCGAACAATTATGGAGAATGCGGGAGCCACGAGAGGATTTCTAATCCTTCCTAGAAAAAGTGGATTTTATGTGGAAACTGGACAAGATATTGAGGAGGAAAATATTCTACCTAGATCTTTGATTTTAGATTCCGCGTCCGAATTGTTGCCGGTTGAGATCGTATATTATTGTTATCGATCTGGGCAAAAGATACTATTGAATAATACCTCTTCCAAGGATTCTCTTCATTCCTTAAATCCGTATGTAATCGAAAAACAACCCAAGTCCCTTCTTTGTTTTCCGATTACAAAACAGGGAAAAATTTTGAGTGTACTTTATCTCGAAAACCGTCTCACCTACGACGTGTTTGACGAACATAGGTTGGAAATTTTGGAAATTCTTTCCTCTCAGGCTGCGATTTCATTAGAAAACGCTAAATTATACGAGGATATTACCGGTTTGAACGCGGAGTTGGAAAAAAAGGTGGAACTTCGTACTCAGGAATTAATGCAGTCTCTCAAAATCATACGAAAAGATCTTTTATATTCCAAAAAAATTCAACGTAGTATTCTACCGGATCATCCAAATCTTCCAGGAATTCTTTATGCGGTTTCTTATCAACCTATGGACGAAGTAGGAGGTGATTTTTACGATCTATTTGAAATTCGTCCAGGTGTTTATAGATTTTTTGTGGCGGATGCCACCGGACACGGAGTCCAGGCAGCTTTGATTACTATGGCAATTAAAAGTGAATATGAACACTTAAAAAAGACCGAAAAAAGTCCTTCTGATATATTAAAAGAATTGAATATAGTAATTTTGGAAAAGTTCAAAACTTTATATCTCACTTGTGTCGTCGCAGATATTAACGTAAACGATTATACTCTGGAATATTCTTCTGCGGGACATCCTCCTCAGGTTCTTTGGAGAGACGGTAAAGCGGACTTTTTACATAAAACCGGCGCGATTTTAGGTTTGAAAAAAGATTTTATATATTATTCTGAAAACGTGGAATTAAAACCGGAAGATAGGATTTTTCTTTTTACGGACGGGGTTTACGAACAATTTAACTCAAATAAAAGTGAATTTGGAGAGGAGCAGTTTTTGGATTCTATTCATTCTTCTAGTTTGTTGAATCCTGAAGAGCAGATTTCCAAAATGCAAAAAGATTTAAATTTGTTTTTACAAGGGGCACCGATTCAGGATGATTTTACTCTAATCGCAATTGAAGTATTTTAA
- the pdxH gene encoding pyridoxamine 5'-phosphate oxidase — MDPKISEIRKSYTLSSLEIEDAGDDPILFFQKWFEEAVYSEVLEVNAMTLATVTQDGKPDARIVLLKGILKESFLFYTNYESRKGTELETNPNVCLVFFWPELERQVRIEGNVTKVSREISKEYFHSRPRESQIGALASPQSQKIPDRKFLEERFQKFTDQYQNKEVDLPNHWGGYAVYPDRIEFWQGRSSRLHDRIVFVRNISSFWEKFRVAP, encoded by the coding sequence ATGGATCCTAAAATTTCAGAAATTAGAAAGAGTTACACACTATCTTCTTTAGAGATAGAAGATGCAGGGGACGATCCGATTTTATTTTTTCAAAAATGGTTTGAGGAAGCCGTCTATTCGGAAGTGTTGGAAGTCAACGCGATGACTCTCGCAACCGTTACTCAAGACGGAAAACCAGACGCTAGAATCGTTTTATTAAAAGGAATTTTGAAGGAATCGTTTCTGTTTTATACAAATTACGAAAGCAGAAAAGGGACGGAATTGGAAACAAACCCAAACGTTTGTCTCGTTTTCTTTTGGCCTGAATTAGAACGTCAGGTTCGTATCGAAGGAAACGTAACTAAAGTTTCCAGAGAAATCTCTAAAGAATACTTTCATTCAAGGCCTAGAGAATCTCAGATCGGTGCGTTAGCCTCACCACAAAGTCAAAAAATTCCTGATCGTAAATTTTTAGAAGAACGTTTTCAGAAATTTACCGATCAATATCAAAATAAGGAAGTGGATCTTCCAAATCATTGGGGAGGTTATGCGGTTTATCCTGATCGGATCGAATTTTGGCAAGGCCGTTCCAGTCGTTTGCACGATAGAATCGTGTTTGTAAGAAATATTTCTTCCTTTTGGGAAAAATTCAGAGTTGCTCCATAA
- a CDS encoding acetoacetate--CoA ligase, translating into MDQYLWTPSSDRIESSNLVRYFKFLKEKKNLSLSTFEELRVWSVNEIGSFWESIWEFSEVVHSQKYDLVYRSGSNFTDSKFFPGAKLNFAENLLRRTDSFPALVYRGEDGSKREVSYAELRSYVGAVAKDLKKRGVIPGDRVVGLMPNVPETVIAMLATTSIGAIWSSCSPDFGVKGVLDRFGQIEPKILFTTDLYSFKGKHLSLAENLTQILESIPSIEAVIVSDYKNGILHFKNRTKTILPENYPQQNIHFFETVLLENEGAFPDFYQTNFDHPVYIMYSSGTTGLPKCMVQGVGVFINHWKELALHCDLKPGERIFYYTTCGWMMWNWLVSSLSIGATLVLFDGNPFFPTQEILFQIASEEKINVFGVGAKYILTLEKSKFQPKDFDLSAIRTVLSTGSPLTTSGFRYVYQHWKKDLQLSSISGGTDLNGCFALGNPILPVYEGEIQCRGLGMDVEIWNESAKSVIEQKGELVCKQPFPSMPLYFWKDPEGKKYKSAYFESYPSVWCHGDFAELKKSGGLVVYGRSDATLNPGGVRIGTSDIYGLIETFPEIADSVIIGQDWKEDVRIVLFLKMIPGKKLEDSLVQTLKREIKEKISPKHVPSKILEVPDIPYTINMKKVEIAVKKTVQGEPVTNKEALSNPDSLEYYKNILELKED; encoded by the coding sequence ATGGATCAATATTTATGGACGCCTTCCTCCGATCGAATTGAGTCTTCTAATCTAGTTCGATATTTTAAATTTCTTAAAGAAAAAAAGAATCTTTCTCTTTCTACTTTTGAAGAACTCAGAGTCTGGTCTGTCAATGAGATAGGATCATTTTGGGAAAGTATCTGGGAATTTTCAGAAGTTGTCCATAGTCAAAAATACGATCTTGTATATCGAAGCGGATCGAATTTTACCGATTCCAAATTTTTTCCCGGTGCGAAACTGAATTTTGCGGAAAATCTTCTTCGTAGAACCGATTCTTTTCCCGCATTGGTTTATAGAGGTGAGGACGGTTCTAAAAGAGAAGTAAGTTATGCGGAATTACGTTCTTACGTAGGTGCGGTCGCAAAGGATCTGAAAAAAAGAGGAGTGATTCCAGGAGATAGGGTCGTTGGTTTGATGCCTAACGTGCCTGAAACCGTGATCGCAATGTTGGCGACTACTTCTATCGGAGCGATTTGGAGTTCTTGTTCTCCCGACTTTGGTGTAAAAGGTGTTTTAGATCGATTTGGTCAAATTGAACCTAAGATTTTATTTACCACGGACTTATATTCTTTCAAAGGTAAACACTTATCTCTTGCCGAAAATTTGACTCAGATTCTTGAATCTATACCTTCTATAGAAGCGGTCATCGTATCTGATTATAAAAATGGAATTTTACATTTTAAAAATCGTACAAAAACGATTCTGCCGGAAAACTACCCTCAACAGAATATTCATTTTTTTGAAACTGTTCTTCTTGAAAATGAAGGAGCCTTTCCTGATTTTTATCAAACGAATTTCGATCATCCGGTTTATATCATGTATTCTTCCGGAACGACTGGTCTTCCTAAATGTATGGTTCAAGGAGTTGGAGTATTTATCAATCATTGGAAAGAATTGGCGCTTCACTGCGATTTGAAACCGGGAGAAAGAATTTTTTATTATACTACGTGCGGTTGGATGATGTGGAACTGGCTTGTAAGTTCCTTGTCGATAGGAGCCACCTTAGTGTTGTTCGACGGAAATCCTTTTTTTCCCACACAGGAAATTTTGTTCCAGATCGCTTCTGAAGAAAAAATCAACGTATTTGGCGTAGGTGCTAAATATATTCTTACATTAGAAAAATCTAAATTTCAACCTAAAGATTTTGACCTTTCCGCTATAAGAACCGTGTTGTCCACAGGTTCTCCTCTTACTACATCCGGTTTTAGATATGTATATCAACATTGGAAAAAGGATCTTCAACTTTCCTCTATTTCGGGAGGAACGGATCTAAATGGATGTTTTGCTTTGGGAAATCCGATTTTGCCGGTTTATGAAGGAGAAATTCAATGCAGAGGTCTCGGAATGGACGTGGAGATCTGGAACGAATCTGCAAAATCCGTAATAGAACAAAAAGGAGAACTAGTATGCAAACAACCTTTTCCTTCTATGCCTCTTTATTTTTGGAAAGATCCGGAAGGAAAAAAATATAAGTCCGCTTATTTTGAATCGTATCCATCGGTTTGGTGTCACGGGGATTTTGCGGAATTAAAAAAGTCCGGAGGGCTTGTGGTTTATGGAAGATCCGATGCAACTCTCAATCCGGGAGGTGTGAGAATCGGAACCTCGGATATTTACGGTCTGATTGAAACTTTTCCAGAAATCGCGGACTCTGTTATCATCGGTCAAGATTGGAAAGAAGACGTGAGAATCGTTTTGTTTTTGAAAATGATTCCTGGAAAAAAATTGGAAGATTCTCTTGTTCAAACTTTAAAAAGGGAAATTAAAGAAAAAATTTCTCCCAAACACGTCCCTTCTAAAATACTTGAGGTCCCGGACATTCCCTATACGATCAATATGAAAAAAGTAGAGATCGCCGTCAAAAAAACGGTACAAGGAGAACCGGTCACAAACAAAGAAGCCTTGAGTAATCCAGATAGTTTAGAATATTATAAAAATATTTTGGAATTAAAAGAGGATTAG